The window TAATTAAATGGATAATAAGAGAATATTTTGGTTACCTGTCTTGCCTTTCACTTGTGGATCAGAATTATCCCATAGAAATGCTTCAAAATGTCCTGGGTACCTACAGCAAAATATGTAGTAATATGATTATGTGTTCTTTTATTTTTGTCGAAAGTTACCGGAACATGAAAGTATTAGATCCACATAAAGTCTATAGCAAATCATTTTTGATAGTTAACCATAGGCAGGTTACGGAGATAACCATAAATTTGTTGTTCAGTGATTTAAACCCTAAACCTTCAATAGTAACAAACAGGTAGATACATACCTAGTAACTCCGCGAAACCTAGAACTTCTCTCGCCAGATGCTTTTTTATCCTTTTTAGTAGGGGGACAATTACGTTGCACTTCCACAGAATTTAGTCTACTTCCAGCTGCTATATTCTTCTCTTGGTCGAGCACATTATCACTAACAATTGTAAGAGTTAACTATATTCTTCTCTTGGTTGAGCACATTATCACTAATAATTGTAAGAGTTAGGATCAAGACAATAAGCAGGGAATCGATTTCATAATATGATCACAACATATTATTGAACAAAGGACATAGTAATTCAGCGATACCTTTTCTCACCAAATGTTTGTTTACACTTTTTATTAGTAGGGCGACGTTTGCATTTCATTTCTGCAAATTTTGTGCCACTTCCACTATCATTTTGCCCTTGGTTCATGAGATCATCACTGGTCATTGCAATAGAGTTAATAGATATGTAATGACATATCTGATAAACTTCTCAAAAAAATATGAATGTTAAAATATTAGCGTAGTCCAATTAACCTAATTTGGTTCTCTCCAATAGTAGTGCTGTTGTTTACACCAGTAATAAAACCATCATCACTTGCCAAAGGAAATGGTGATGAAAATGGATAGTTGGCATTCGGAAAAGTATCGTTATTGAAGTCATCCAAATTTTGATCAGAATAAGGAAATCTGAAGCTGTCGCTATTCATGATCACCTACAAAAACAACATTTAACAATTAAAGAGATATAGTTGTACATACAGAAAGAATATGTAGGAAACAAAGTAATTATGGTTCTGCATTGCTAGCTAAAGAGTGCAACAAAATTACTAATGAAGACTCGAATTGGGGATGCCATCCAACATTTTGGAAGAAAATTACTAATGATTTGACATCTGATCGGTTATATATCGTAACAAGGCGGATAAATGAAAAAGAACTAAGAATCCAATTGATATACATATTATATAGCAAAGTTTGTATAGAATTTATAAAATTGAAAAGGCTCAAGAAATATCTATCTATTATTCGTTGAGTCAGATAAATTTTCTTTTGCAGCTCAATATGGTTTTAGAATCGTAAACTATCAATTGGTTGATAATCATTTGCATCGTCTGCCTGCTACAACATACTATGTACGGATTTTTGAGTTTTGGTCATCGGTTATATTGAATATTCAATGTAAAATCAAACATAATTGACAGTTTAAACACGTGGGCTTCATATTTATAGCATAAACTGCGTTACAGTTAACGGCATATCCACAAACGGATTAGGGTTTAACTAAAGGTCAGGATCGGATCACCACTACATTCTCTCGAACATTTGTCTGTTTTTCCTTTCAGCTTATGAATATATTGTAATTATAGATCCAAAAATTAAAATAAAAAAACACATAAGTTCAAGCCCCATTCTTCACAAAACGTAGGATGAGCTCGCAATGGATGATAGATAAATCCTATCTACATGTTTTACATCGATCTAGTGCTATGTAACCCATTCCAATAAATTGAGGAAAAATGGAGGCAGTAACCTGATAAAATTTCTTTGTCCTGCAAGTATTAACTTAATTATCAGCCTCGATTCGTCTTAAATTAATCATTGGATATGTCAATTAATAATCATATATATGAATACATGCAATTCATCATTCAAAGGTGACATGCAAGATAAACCAATTACAGTAAAAAGTAAATCATGCATAACAGTGATCAGCTGATGACTAAATTGATGCAAGCAATGCAATTACCTTGTGTGTTATATATCCGAAACAAATAAGGAATGTTGAGGGAATATAGCAACCAGCGCTGCCACTAGCTCGCTCACTGTGTCTCTCTTCTTCAAAGCAGAAATTTAGCAAACCTAGAAGCTCGAGTAGAGAGAGGGGATGGGAAGCAGTATATAGACCAAAAAATTTATACAAACAAAGGGAAAGTAGAAGAAACCAAATTCCACAACCAATGCTAATTGTAAATACAACAGGGTGTCGGTTAGTCTGTCTGAATGAGCTGGATTTGTTGGTCTAAATAGCAAATCCCTGAGCGATAAATGAAGGGTGATTTACAACCATATTTGGCTCTATCAATTAAATTGTACAATTTTCTTTTTGTGAAATTTTCTTATGGTATAATTGAGGGAGTAGTTTTCACCTGGTCAACAATAGAGCAATTAAATTATGCTCAATATGTCATTTTTAGATTTATATTCAAGGGTAGAGAATTAAACAATAAAATTTAATGATAATTCTCTCTACCTTTATATTTACATCCAATGATGATTCAGTATTATTTTCATGGTTAGTTGATGACCAGATAAACATTTCTGTGATTTATGCGGTTTGACGGTTGTGTTGGAAAACTCATTCAAACAATGGTCAAATATTAGAATCCCAAGACCTAATTTATCCAACCGTTTCAATTTGAAAATGAGAGTTTCTATTGGCACCTCATGACTTGCTCATGTGTCCTCTCTCATTTTTTTTCTTTCTAAGTGGCATATGTGTCCTCTCTTATTTTCAAGTGAAAATCAGAGTTTCTATTGGCACCTCATTTTTTTTTCTCTCATATAAAACGACTGTTATAGATAATTAATGAATAATTATAATTGTGAAAATTTATAGAATAATTTTCTTCTCTTCTAAAATTTATTATATAATGGTAGATATATGGAAACTCTTTTTTAAATAGAGATATACAACATTTGTTCGCATCGATATGCAACATTTCATGCAACATTACACTTGAATCATGCATTTTTGTTTTGTCAACTTCTCAAATATATTAAAAAAACAAAATAGTTCATATCATTTAGATCAATAGCCATAAAGCTAAAGTCTATCTTGCTTACAAAAGAAATTGGTATCTTGAAACCTAAGAAGCAACAAAATAAAACTGCTAGAAAATCTGGTACGCTCACAATTAAGCAAGCCTCTAGTACTCCTACGATCAAGCTCGCCTTCTACTGCTTATCATGTTTAATTTCTCCCTTGTCAATCACACATATGTGGTACAAGAAAAAAAAAATAGACACCAATAGAAGACTTATAGAGCTACGACCATCAACTATAGAGGCGTACGTACTTATCCTTAGCCTAGAACAAAATTAAGTCTTAATATGCTCCTCCCATTTCGGGTTAGAGCGTGCGTGCTGAGACGTGTTTGTACCAGGCAGATACTTTTAGGGATGAGCTGGATATTGGGCTTTCCAAGACTCTGAATTTGGGCCTTTCCTCTCTTGGGCAGTCTCATCTTGGGCTTCGAAGGAAACAGACAATGAGATGGGCCTTTCACCAAACAGGTCAGATACAGAGTACTATTATTAGTAATTCTATCCCCTCTTGTATTGCTTTGGAAACTCCTATTAAAGGTAATGTGACGGGGGTTATACAATTGGGTGATTCTGAGTTGGTTGTTGGGCCCTCGGCCCATGCTACTTCTCATCTTTTATTGGATCAACAGCCTGTTATTGAAAAGTCAACTGAAACTAAGAAAAAAAGAGGGATCGGAGTAGTGTCGAGACACTGAACAAGAAGCCTAAAGTCTCGCCCAGTCCATCTCTTCGACTTTCTCAAGGTATAGGGAGAGGTCGTGGGCGGGGTTGTGCTACTAGAGGGGGAAGAGGTAAACAAAATTTTCAAAAGGAATCTAGTATCATTGGTGTTCGGGATTGCACTCAAGAGGATTTTGTGGGTATCGACTTGAATCACTCGACACAGGAAGAGTCTTGGTGTTTGAACACTTCAAAGGTAACGGAGGATTCTACCACCCTCCGCGGCTGTGGCGGCTGGCCCGGAACAGCTGCAGGCAATCAATGAGGACAATTTCTTGGAACTGTCATGGTCTAGGCCGCACTGCGACAGTCAAAGCGATCTCTCGTCAAAGACCCAACATTTTATTTTTGTCTGAAACGCATAAAACTACTGGTTATGTGGAGAAGATCCGTAGGAAAATGAGATTCAGCCAGGGCTTCTGTGTTGACCCTATTGGGATTGCTGGAGGTCTTTGCCTATGGTGGGATGATTCACTGCTGATTAATATTGTCGACTTCTCTAAAAATTTCTTAGATACGATGATCACTTTGATTGAAACAAGAGAGGTGGTCCGGGCTACTTTTATTTATGGTCCCCCTTATCAGGAGGACAAGGAGGATTTTTGGAATGAATGGTCTTTTAGGGACAAAGGGGACTCGACTCTATGGTTGGTGATAGGGGATGTGAATGAATTACTCTCTCAGCAAGAACGTATTGGAGATGCAAATTGGGACTACCACAGACGTCGCTTTCTGGGTAGTTTTATAAACTCAAACAACCTTTTGGATGTAGGCTTTTCTGGACCTGCGTTTACTTGGACTAGGAAGGCATTTGGAAGGATTATTCTTCAAGAGCGTTTAGATAGAGCACTTGTATCAGCTGAGTGGCTGGTTTCGTGGCCAAATTCTTTAGTTATTCACTTGGTCAGAGTAGGATCTGACCATTGTCCTATACTTTTCTCGTTGGGCCTTAAGGAGAATAGAATTGGGCCTGGTTTTAAGTTTGAGTCCTATTGGGTTGATAAGGTGGAGATTGTGCCTATCGTAGGGCCTGTTGGGGCTTTGATTCTTCTAAATCCTATATTGATAACTAGAATTCCAATCTGACTTTGTGTGCTGCTAAACTAAGGCAGTGGCATCGTACAAGGTTTCTGGTACAGGTCAAGGAGGAAATCAAAGATGTTCTGCACGAACTTGAGGAAATTCAGTGTTCTGATCCTCTTGCTAATTGTGTGCGACAAGATGAATTGAATGCCATATTGGGGGATCTCTAGGAGCGAGAAGAAAAATATTGGCATCAAAGATCGCGAGTTGCTTGGTTGAAGGCCGGGGATTCCAATACCCGATTCTTCCATCTCTCTACACTAGAGAGGAGATGTCGAAACCGGATTCTTCGCATCCAGGATGGTGACGGTGTTTGGGTTTCTGGAGAGTACAAGATCAGAAAGGCATTTGAGAAGCAATTTATGGCTATTTTCACATCGGATGGCCCAAGGTATTGGGGGAACGTGATGGAGGGGGTTAGGAGTGTGATTACCGAGGAGATTAATCAAGATTTGATGGCTCCGGTGTTGGAAGAGGAAGTCAGAGCTGATGTCTTCCAGTTGTGTGCCCTCAAGGCACCCGGTCCGGATGGATTTCCAGGTTTATTCTATCATAAGTACTGGTGTATGGTTAAAGACATTATCACTAGGACTACTTCTGATTTCCTTGAAGGCAGTGTTTGTTTGAGGAAGATTAACAAGACACATATTGTTCTTATTCCTAAAGTGGAGGTGCTGGAGTTAACAACTCAGTTTCGACTGATTAGTTTGTGTAACAACTCCTATAAGATTCTTTCGAAGTTTATAGCTAACCGGTTGAAAACTTGTCTTCCAGGGATTATTTCGGTTAATCAAAATGCCTTTGTCCTGGGAAGACTCATTTAGGATAATATTTTGCTTGCCCATGAGACTTATCACTATCTCAAGTTGAAGCGGGAGGGTGGAAAACATGAGTTGGCACTCAAACTAGATATGGTAAAGGCCTATGATCGTGTTGAGTGGGACTTTTTGGAAGCGGCACTTATCCGATTTGGCTTCTCGAGGGATTGGATTCGCTTGATTATGGCTTGTGTCACTACTGTCTCTTTTGCTATTGTACTCAATGGGAAGCCAGGACGGACTTTTTACCCAACCCGGGGTCTTCGGAAGGGTGATCCCATATCCCCTTATTTGTTTCTATTGGTAAGTGAGGTTCTCTCACTCTGCTTGACTAAGTGTGTTGGGGATGGTAGCTTGATTGGGATTTGGTTGAGTAG of the Fragaria vesca subsp. vesca linkage group LG6, FraVesHawaii_1.0, whole genome shotgun sequence genome contains:
- the LOC101305972 gene encoding uncharacterized protein LOC101305972, whose amino-acid sequence is MRFSQGFCVDPIGIAGGLCLWWDDSLLINIVDFSKNFLDTMITLIETREVVRATFIYGPPYQEDKEDFWNEWSFRDKGDSTLWLVIGDVNELLSQQERIGDANWDYHRRRFLGSFINSNNLLDVGFSGPAFTWTRKAFGRIILQERLDRALVSAEWLVSWPNSLVIHLVRVGSDHCPILFSLGLKENRIGPGFKFESYWVDKVEIVPIVGPVGALILLNPILITRIPI